The Pirellulales bacterium DNA window AGTACGTTCACGTGTACATCCCGCGGAAGCAATTCGGGCCCGACGCCTGGCGGCGCATGGTCTACCAGTTCAAGCCGCGGATGCAGCAGGACGCGACGTTCGGCGAGCTGGATTGCCCCGATGCGAGCCAGAGCATCGGCCGGCGGCTGCAATCGACTACAGCGCTGCAGGCGCTCAATCTGCTGAACGGGCCGCTGATCGTGCAGCAGGCCGAGTTCTTCGCCGAGCGCGCGGCCGGTCTCGCGGGCCATGCCACCGAGCAACAGGTCGACACGGCCTTTCTGCTGGCGCTGAATCGGGCGCCGGTGGGCGCAGAACGCGCCGAATCGGTCGAGCTTGTCGAGCAGCACGGGCTCGTGCAGTTGTGTCGCGTACTGTTCAACGCCAACGAGTTTTTGCACGTCCGGTGAGCGCCATGCACGGCAACGAGCCTGCGAGGAACGGAACGCCGCGAGCGACGACGCGCCAGAGATTGCTGGACCGCCGGGCCTTTCTGGCCGGCGGCAGCGAAGGGTTGGCCGGCATTGCGCTGGCGTCGCTGCTGCATCGCGAGCGGTTGCTCGCCGCCGAGATCGCGGCGGCGGCAGGACCGGCGATCGATCCGGCGCGGCCACTCGCCGCGCGCGTGCCGCACTTCGCCCCCCGGGCCAAGCAGGTGCTATTGATCTTCTGCTCAGGCGCCTGCAGCCATCTCGACACGTGGGACTACAAGCCCGAGTTGCTCGCGCGCGACGGCCAGCCGCTGCCGGGCGAGGCGAAACTGGTCACCTTTCAGGGCGAAAACGGCAACCTGGCTCGTAGCCCCTATGCGTTTCGCCCGCGCGGCGCCTGCGGCAAATACATTTCGGATCTGTTGCCCCACTTGGGCGAGCTGGTCGACGAGATGTGCTTCATCCATTCGCTCACGTCGAAGGCCAGCTCGCACGGGCCGGGCGAGATGCAGATGAGCACAGGCTTCACGCTCGAAGGTTTTCCGAGCATGGGCGCGTGGGTGTCGTACGCCCTGGGGACCGAGGCCGAGGATCTGCCAGCATTCGTGGCGATTCCCGACCCACGCGGCGCCCCGCAGGTCGGGCCGAGCAATTGGGCCAGCGGTTTCCTGCCGGCCGTGTTTCAGGGGACGAGCTTCAACGCCGAGCAGCCGATCGCCAACCTGGCCCGGCCCGAAGCATTCACGCCCGAGGCCGATAGCGCTGCCCGCGAGTTCCTGGCCCGGCTCAACGAGCGTCACCTGGAGCAATTTCCCGGCGACACGCAATTGGCGGCTCGGATCGCGAGCTACGAGCTCGCCGCCCGAATGCAATTGAGCGCGCCGCGCGTCGGCAATCTTGCCGAAGAGAGCGCCGCGACGCATCGCCTGTATGCCACCGACGACGCGAACCCGCTGACCGCGGGGTTCGGTCGCAATTGTCTCCTGGCCCGGCGGCTGCTGGAGCAGGGGGTGCGGTTTGTGCAATTGTTCAACGGCGCGTACGCGATGGGCGAAGGCGTCGGCAACTGGGACGGTCACAAACAGCTCAAGATCGACTACGACCGGCACGGACCGATCCTCGACCGGCCCGCCGCGGGATTGCTCCGCGACCTCAAGCAGCGCGGGCTGCTCGACGAGACGCTCGTCGTCTGGACAACCGAGTTTGGCCGGATGCCTACGTTTCAAAAGGGAGTGCAAGGACGCGACCACAACCCCAGCGGCTTTACGGTTTGGATGGCAGGCGCCGGGGTCAAAGCGCCTTTCAGCTATGGGGCGACCGACGATTTCGGCTACCGCGCCGTGGAAAACGTGGCCACGGTCTATGACCTGCATGCCACGATCTTGCACCTGTTGGGCCTCGACCATACCCGGCTGACGTTTCGCCAC harbors:
- a CDS encoding DUF1501 domain-containing protein, whose amino-acid sequence is MHGNEPARNGTPRATTRQRLLDRRAFLAGGSEGLAGIALASLLHRERLLAAEIAAAAGPAIDPARPLAARVPHFAPRAKQVLLIFCSGACSHLDTWDYKPELLARDGQPLPGEAKLVTFQGENGNLARSPYAFRPRGACGKYISDLLPHLGELVDEMCFIHSLTSKASSHGPGEMQMSTGFTLEGFPSMGAWVSYALGTEAEDLPAFVAIPDPRGAPQVGPSNWASGFLPAVFQGTSFNAEQPIANLARPEAFTPEADSAAREFLARLNERHLEQFPGDTQLAARIASYELAARMQLSAPRVGNLAEESAATHRLYATDDANPLTAGFGRNCLLARRLLEQGVRFVQLFNGAYAMGEGVGNWDGHKQLKIDYDRHGPILDRPAAGLLRDLKQRGLLDETLVVWTTEFGRMPTFQKGVQGRDHNPSGFTVWMAGAGVKAPFSYGATDDFGYRAVENVATVYDLHATILHLLGLDHTRLTFRHNGLDRRLTDVHGTVLDGVLS